The Ferrovibrio sp. MS7 sequence GGTCACCGTGTTGACCGCCACATCGCGCTCGGCCAGCGACAGTCCGATATTCTCATAGACCAGTACCACGTCGCTGAGGCAGCCGGGCAGGTTCATTGCCGCCGCTGCCGGCGTGAAGGCCGGCAAGGCGCCACGGCGGAAATCCTCCGCCAGCCGCGCCAGTGGCAGCACGCGCGGTTGCAGGCCGCGACCGGCGCGCTGCAGCACGTCGCGCACCAGGTCATGTTCCAGACCGGATAGTTGGCCATCGCTGCCCTGTATCACATAGGGTGCGACGAGGCGGAAACCGACGGTGATCTCGGCGGCGCGGGCCTTGATGCCGGCAGCAAAGCCGATGAGCAAGGCGAGAGACAAAACCAGTGCACGGCGCAACGCCTGCGCCATTCTTCCCGGCCATGACTGCCGTTGCCTTCCCATGAGTCCAACTATAGGCTTATACCGTGATGCCGCAAGGTATCGCCTTTCGGTTTACCGCATGCTCGCGTGAAGATGCCCAGCCATTGTGAATTTCCCGCTCCATGACACCGTTCGGTGCCCGCATGCGGCAGTTGCGCCAGGCGCGCGGCCTGACGCTGAAGCAGATGGCGGCTGATCTCGATGTGTCGGCGGCTTATCTCTCGGCGCTGGAGCATGGCCATCGCGGCCGGCCGAGCTGGCTGTTCATCCAGCGTGTCTGCGGCTATTTCAACATCATCTGGGATGAGGCGGAGGCGCTGGCCGATCTTGCGAAACGCTCGCATCCGCGTATCACCATCGACACGTCCGGTCTAAGCCCGCGCGCCACTTTGCTCGCCAACGAACTCTCGGCGCGCATCGCCGGCTTAAGCGATGCCAAGCTGCGGCAATTGCTGAAGCTGCTGCGCGAGGACTAGCGATTACTTGCTGGTTGGCGGGCGTGGCTGCGCCAGATGCATGCCGTTATCCACTTCCAGGATCTGGCCGGTGATATTGGTGGCATTGAGCAGGAACATCAGGATCGCATCGGCGATGTCGTCCGGCGTGTTGGTGCTGCCCAGCGCGGCATAGCTCCGCCAGTTGGCGCGCGCCGCCTCATAGGCCGCCTCGCCCATACCGTTCTTCAGCCATTCGCCTTCGATGAAGCCGGGGCAGATGGTGTTGACGCGCACTTCCGGCCCGAACACGCGGGCGAGGCTCAGCGTCAGGGTGTTCAGCGCGCCCTTGGAGGCGGCATAGGCGATGGAGGAGCCGGTGCCGTGCAGGCCGGCCACCGACGACACATTGACGATGGCGCCGCGGGCCGCGCGCAAGGCGGCTTCAGCGGCGCGCGCCATCTGGAACGGCCCGATGGTGTTCACGGCATAGATGGCTTGGAAATCCTCAGCCGAAAGGCCGGCGAGATTGCGGTGCGCCATGAATTTGGTGGTGCCGGCATTGTTCACCAGGTAGTCGATGCGGCCGAAGGCTTTCAGGGTTTCGTCCGCCAGGCGGCGGCAATCGCCGTCATCGGCCACGTTGCCCTGCACCAGCAGGGCCTTGCCGCCGAGCTTCTCGCATGCGGCGGCCACGGCCTCGGCCGGGGCGCGGCTCTTGGAGTAATTCACCACGACGCTGGCGCCCTTGGCCGCCAGCTTCTTCACCGTAGCGGCGCCGACACCCGCCGACGAACCCGTTACCAGGGCGACCTTGCCCGTCAACTCAGCCATCCTTTTCCTCCTGCTTTCTTCTTATGCCAGTGCCACGCTATGGCGGGCCACTCTATGTCGGGGCGAGGGCAACGCGGTTGCGGCCCTGCTGCTTGGCGGCATACAGCGCCATGTCGGCGCGGCGGGTGATCTCGTCCGGCGTTTCCTGCTGCTGCGCCTCGGCAATGCCGAAACTGGCGGTGACCGGAATGGCGACGCCACCTTCGATGATTTCGGCGCGTTCGATGGCGGCGCGCAGTTTTTCCGCCAGCATCAGTGCGCCCTGGCTGCCGGTATTGGGCAGCAGCACGCCGAATTCCTCGCCACCCAGCCGCGCCACCAGATCGGTCGAGCGGCAGCTTGCCCGCGCCGCCGCCGCCACTTCCACCAGCACGCGGTCGCCGGCAGCATGGCCGTGGCCATCGTTGATACGTTTGAAATGGTCGATATCGAACACCACCAGCGACAGCGGCAGGCCGGTGCGGCCGCCCAGCGCATGGAAATGCGCGAACTGCTCCATGAAGCGGCGGCGGTTATACAGCCGGGTCAGGGCGTCGATGGTGGCCAGGGAATAGAGTTCGTTCATATAGCCGCTGATGCGCCGCACCAGCGGGCGGAACACGAATACCGCCTCGGCAATCAGCGCCAGCACGATGGCGACCAGCAGCGCGATCTGCACATTGCGCAACTGCCGCACCGTCTCGCGCGTTTCGGCCTCATGCCGTGCCACGATGTCGTTCAACTGCTCCAGCAGCCGCCCGGTGGCGAGTTTTGTCAGGCGCTGCAGGGCGGCTTCGATTTCGGCATCATTGCGCAGGCTGGCCGCCACCAGCCGGGCATCGGCCAGGAAGGCCTGGATGGTGACGTTGGCGCCGCGTGGTCCCTCATAAAGTGCCGCCACGGCGCGCGACGGCCGGTTCACGATGCCAAGCTCCACATCGCCCTGCAGCAGGCCGCGATGCGAGCGCTCGAACAGCGCCATTGCCTCCTGCAGCAGCGTGCGCGCCTCGCCGTCGTCGTGCAGCACCATGGTATTGGCGGCCAGCGCGATGCGTTGCGACAGCATGCGCTGGCGCCCGGCGATATTGATGATGGTGGCGGCATCGTTCTGCTTGGCGATCACGCTGTCGAGCAGCAGATGCAGGCAGAAGGCCAGTAGTGCGATGAAAGCCAGGCCGACGACATAGGAAAAGGTGATGCGCCGTGCCATGCCCTCTTCGGGCGAGCCCCCGCCGAGCCCGCCGGCGGCGGTATTTGGCAGACTGTCGAAGCCCTTGCGCGGCATGGCCCTACTAGACCCCGGCTGCGCGGCGCATGCAAGTCACCGGAACCAGTCACTGGGCCAACTCACTGGGCCAAGTCAGCGGGCCAAGTCAGCGGGCAAGCCGCCAAGGCGGCCTGCCCGGACTAAACCCCGTTTAAAGAATGTACTTGCTCAGGTCGGTGTTGCGGGCCAGTTCGCCGACGCGGTCGCGCACATAGGCGGCGTCGATCCGCACCACCTGGCCGGGATGGTCTGCCGCCGTGTAGCTGATTTCCTCCACCACGCGTTCCAGGATTGTATGCAGCCTGCGGGCGCCAATGTTTTCCACGCCTTCATTCACCTGGGCGGCGTAATCGGCGATCACGTCGATGGCGTCGGCGGTGAAATCCAGCGTTACCTGCTCGGTGCCCAGCAGGGCGACATACTGCTTCAGCAGGCTGGCTTCCGGCTCGGTCAGGATGCGCTTGAAATCCTCCGCTGTCAGGCCCTTCAGTTCCACCCGGATCGGCAGGCGGCCCTGCAATTCCGGCAGCAGGTCGGAAGGCTTGGCGATGTGGAAGGCGCCCGACGCGATGAACAACACATGGTCGGTTTTCACCGGGCCGTGTTTCGTGGAAACGGTCGTGCCCTCGATCAGCGGCAGCAGGTCGCGCTGCACGCCCTCGCGGGACACGTCGCCGCCGCTGCGGTATTCGCTGCGGGCGCAGATCTTGTCGATCTCGTCGATGAACACGATGCCGTTCTGCTCCACGGCCGTGATCGCTTCCTTCACCACATGCTCCTGGTCCAGCAGCTTGTCGCTTTCCTCGGCGATCAGCAGCCGCATGGCATCGGCCACGCTGGTCTTGCGCGGCTTGCGGCGCACGCCGCCCAAAGCCTTGCCCAGCATGTCCTGCAGGTTGGCCATGCCCATCTGGGCGCCGGGCATGCCGGGAATCTCGAACAGCGGCATGCCGCCGCCGCCGCTATCGGCCAGGTCGATCTCGATCTCGCGCTTGTCGAGTTCGCCCTCGCGCAGCAGCTTGCGGAATTTCTGCCGCGTCTCGACGCTGGCCTTGTCGCCCACCAGGGTATCCAGCAGGCGTTCCTCGGCGGCCAGCTCGGCGCGCGCCTGCACATCCTTGCGGCGGCGCTCGCGTACCATGGCAATGCCGACTTCCAGCAGGTCGCGCACGATCTGCTCGACATCGCGGCCGACATAACCGACCTCGGTGAACTTGGTCGCTTCCACCTTGATGAAGGGAGCGCCGGCCAGCCGCGCCAGGCGGCGGGAAATCTCGGTCTTGCCGACGCCGGTCGGGCCGATCATCAGGATATTCTTCGGCAGCACCTCGTCGCGCAAAGCTTCCGGCAATTGCTGGCGGCGCCAGCGGTTGCGCAGCGCGACCGCCACCGCCTTCTTGGCCTCGGCCTGGCCGACGATGTAGCGGTCCAGTTCGGAGACAATCTCACGCGGCGAAAACGAGGTCATAGCTTTTCCACAGTCACATTACGGTTGGTGTAGACGCAGATATCGGCCGCGATATCCAGCGCGCGGCGCGCGATGCTCTCGGCATCCATGTCGTCGCGGTCCTTCAGCGCGCGGGCGGCGGCCAGCGCGTAATTGCCGCCCGAACCGATACCGACGATGCCGTCTTCCGGCTCCAGCACGTCGCCATTGCCGGTCAGCACCAAGAGGGTCTTGGCATCGGCCACGATCATCATGGCTTCCAGGCGGCGCAGGTAGCGGTCGGTGCGCCAGTCCTTGGCCAGTTCCACGGCGGCCTTTTCCAGATGGTTGGGAAACCGCTCCAGCTTGCTTTCGAGGCGTTCCAGCAGGGTGAAGGCATCGGCGGTGGCGCCCGCGAAACCGGCCAGCACGCTGCCGCCGGCGCCGATGCGGCGCACCTTGCGCGCGTTGCCCTTGATCACTGTCTGGCCCAGGCTGACCTGGCCGTCGCCGGCCACCACCACCTGGCCGCCCTTGCGCACCGCCACGATGGTGGTGCCATGCCAGGAAGCGGGGGAATTACTGTCGTCGCGCATGGGGCTCCTTGAACCTGGATACAAAAGCGATGAAGGCCTTCATGTAGGGGGGCACCCAGCTTGCTGCAAGCCATAACATCCCGGGCCGGCATATACGATTACCCATGAAAGTTGCGAAAACCGCCGGCGCGCTAGTCCCCCGCGCGCTAACTTGCTGAATCAAGGAAATATTTCGGTTCCCGCCGCGAGGTCGGCGATTGCTTGGCCGCAGTGGCCGGGCGTAGTCTGATTCAGCGCGGCTTGTGCGCGTGCGAGGCGTGAATGAGCTATCTGATCGATCCGGCCGGCAAATGGTGGCGCTGGCCGTCCCTGGCCCTGGCGGCGAGATTCGGCCGCGATGAAGCCGATATCGACATCCCGGCCTATGCTCTGCGCAATCTCGGCTATGTCTGGCTGATCAATCAGCCGGAAGCCAGCTTCCTGCAATTCCGCGCCGGCATGGTCAGCGAGCGACAGATCGCGACGCTGGAGCCGGTGCTGCATGAAGCGCGGCCTGGCCGTCCGGTGGCTTTGGTCTATTTCGCATCCGGCTGGACCGAGGAAGTGCATGCCGACCCGGCTTTGCTGCCGGGCCGCCTGCGGCAACTGGCGGCTTTGCGCGAACCGCGCCAGCGCGACCTGTTCATCCGCCATGGCCATGCCGTGGATGACTGGCGGCGGCATGCCAGCCCGGCGCTTGCCAGGCTTTATGCGCTGTGGCGCGAGCAGGGTGGCCGGCTCGGTGCCCGCGTGCAGGATTTCCTGCGCTCAAGCGGGCTTGAGCAGCGCACCGTGCTGGTCGGCCGCCCGGCTGAGCGCGACGCATTGCACGTGCTGCGCAGCGGCACGGATTTCACGCTCTATGACAGTTTCATCATGGATCGCCTGAACGGCCAGCCGCTGGCGGCACAGCCCGATCGCGCCTATGGCCAATGGGTCATCGGTGCCTATGAAGCGGTGGAGCAGACGGGCAACCCGACGCTGGATGACATCGATGCCATCGTCGAGGCACCGGACCATGACCCGCGCCGCCGCCGCTACCAGCGCCTGCTGCTGCCGTGGCGCGACGAAGACGGCGCGCCCCGCTTCACCGGCACCTCGCTGCTGAAACTTGATCTGGCGATTCCGTTCGATCTCGCCACCTGATTCAAACGTGTTGGCGCCTGAATCCGCGCCGATTTCAGATTGACCTTGTAATAGTGCGCAATACGCACTATATAAACTGCATCGATCTTGTTGACGAATTTTGTTTCTGCGCCCCGGCTTCTCCATAAGCTTGCGGCTCCCTGACGATCTCTCCTCCCAATGTCGAATATGTCGCAACGTCTGGCACGCGGTCAGACGGCGACCCCTCACGTCGATTTGAAAGGAAAATCGTCATGACCACCGGAACCGTAAAGTTTTTCAACGCCACCAAGGGCTTTGGCTTCATCCAGCAGGAAAATGGCCAGCCGGATGTGTTCGTTCACATCTCGGCCGTCGAGCGCGCCGGCATGCGCAGCCTGAATGAAGGCCAGAAGCTCAATTTCGAGGTCGTTATCGACCGTCGCAACGGCAAGAGCGCCGCTGAGAACCTGCAGGCGGCTTGATGCGCCCAGGCCCGCGACGCCAGTCGCGGGCCGGCTGCATCTCTCCTGGGCCCGTGACGCAAGTCGCGAGCCTGCCGCATCTGATGTTTAAGCAGAATGAAAAGGCCGATCATCTCGGCCTTTTTGTTTTTCTATCGATCTGTTTCCGCGAAGGAGCCTGACCATGGATCACGCGTCCAAGACAAGACTTTTCAAACCGCAGCCGACCCGCACCGAGTCGACCCGGGAGACGACATCGAGAGTCGCCAGGGAAATCATCGATAGCGAGCTGGTGGCGATGCGGACCAAGACCGAGCGCCTGCGCGCTGCGCGGCTGGCCCGCGAACAGACGCAGCAAATGGCTGTCAGGCTGGCGAACAGGCTGGCCGGGTCCGCGAAGTAAGCCATCCCGCGACAGGGACGGCGTTCGCACAACAGCAATCGCACAAACGAAAAGGGCCAGACCTTGCGGTCTGGCCCTTTTGTTTAAGCCGGCCGTTTAAGCCGGAAGGTCTGGCTTAGAAGGTGGCGCGGAGACGGGCCGAGACGCTCCACACGTCAAGGTCCTGGCGGCCAGCCGAGAGATAGGCGCCTTCCACATTGCCGGAGAAACTACCCAAGCCGAAGAAGTTGATGCCAAGGCCGAGCTGCGCGCCGAGCTTGTCGTCATTCGAGAAGGTGCCGTTGCCCAGGGCCACCGGGGCGTCCTTCTCGAAATCATACTCGCCAACCAGCTTCACATACGGCATCACCTTCTCGAAGGCATAGCCGATATTGCCGCCGAAGGTCACGCGGCCCAGCTTGGAGGTGTTGGAGCCGACCGCACCGCCGGTCGATTCAGTGTAGGCGTCACTCTTTTCTTCAAGATACATCACGCCCAGCGTCGGCATCACAGCCCAGCGGCCGAAGCCATAGCTGCCATTCAGGTTGCCGGAAACAAACCAGCGCTCGGCATCATACGAGCCGCGCACGTTGGTGTTGCGGACCACGTCGTAGTTGAGCATGCCGTAGCCGCCCGAAGCGCTGATGCTCCAGGTGTTGTTCAGCTGGAAACCAACATACGGGATGATCGAAAGACCATCGCTCTTGGTCGAGCCATTGTTGAACGTGGTGGTGAGGTCGAGGTTCTCATAACCCAGGGAAACGCCGATCAGGGCGCGGTCGGTGAGCTTGTAGTCAAGGCCGCCGACCAGGTTGTAGACGTTGCCATCCATCTGCAGGCCGGCCTGGCTGTTCTCCACCGAGGCATAGCTGCCCTGCATCCAGGTGCCGAACTTCTTGTCCGCCGAACCAGCGGCGCGACCGGAGTCGCGACCGTTCATCGAGATGGGACGAGGGCCGCTGCTGGGGCTGAAGCCGCCGCTGGGGCTGAAGCCGCCGCCGCTGCCGCCGCCAATAAAGCCGCCGCCGATGCCGCCGCTGATGGCGCCACTGATGGCGCCGCTGATCAGGCTAGCGGTTTGGACCGAGGCGATCGGCGCCACCACCGAGGTAACTGCCTGATTGGCAACGGCACCCGAATTGCTGACGTCAGAAGCGGCGAAAGCCGGCGCGGTGGCGAAGAGGCCACCAGCCATCAAACCAGTGGCAGCGATGCCAAGAATCAGCTTGCGGATCACGAAATCCCCCAATAGTTGCGACCAAGCGTGGACTGCTTGGCCAGACGGCTTACCTTGATACTATAGCTACGGGTAAGGCGGGGGGGCGGTCAAGTCCCTTTCTACGAAAGTCTGTCAATATAATCAGGGTAATAAACCGTTAACGAAACGGTGCGGGCCAGCAGCCGGGGGTGAGGCCCCGGCCCGCAGGAGTGGTGCCCGGAACAGTCCTTGGGCATGGTCCCCGGGAAAATGGCTCCCGGGCCTCAGTCGTGGCCGAGCGGCGCCGGTGCCGGGGCAGCCGCCTCGGCTTCTTCAGCCTCGCCCTCGCCATAGGAATGGGCAGCGGCCTTGATGAGCTGGAAGATGCGGTCGCGCACCACGCCATCCGAGATGCGGCCGAAATTACGCACCAGCTCAAGCGCCTGGCGGCGCGACACAGAGGAACGCTCGGCATCCATGTCGCCGATGCCGGCCGCCTCGCCGCCGGTGCTGGCCTGTTGGTCGATGCCCGGCATATCCTCAAAGAAATAGGACGGCGGCACGTTCAGGATCTGGGCGAATTGCTGCAGCCGGCTGGCGCCGATGCGGTTCAGGCCCTTTTCGTATTTCTGAATCTGCTGAAAGCTCAGGCTCACGGCATTGCCGAGGCGCTCCTGGCTGAAACCGGCCAGCGTGCGGCAGGCCCGCAGCCGGGCGCCGACATGGGCATCATAGGGGTTCGGTTTGCGCATCATGGTCTTGCCTCCACTCCTGAGGGTGAGCCATTACCGGGGCAGGAGCCGGCAACGGGACGGGACAGTAGTCAGCTTCGGCTGCCGGGTCATCCCGTATCGCCAGGCGGGCGGCGGTACCGGATTCGCGACCGAGGGCTGTAATAACCACCCGGTTACTGCAACTGTTGCTGTAGTTTAGATGGGGGCATCCTAGTCCAACCGCAACCTGGCGGAACCTAAAAATTCGGTCACACCCTCGTCATAAGCGATTAATAACAGTCGGATATTTTCCGCTGCGGCGACAGGTCGCAGGCAGCCTGCGGCACGCTGTTTCCTGGGTTTCCGCTGCCCGGCGGCCCCGCAAGTGCGTGCTGGCAGGCAGGAGTACTTCCTGCTATACCGCGCGGCGAGCGAACGGGCCCGGCGACCAGGCGGGGCCCCCCGGCGCCTAAACCGGAGCCTTAAGGAGAGCAGCATGGCCGAGCGCAAGGCCAGCGTGGCGCGCAAGACCAAGGAAACCGAGATCGCGGTGAGCCTCAATCTCGACGGCACCGGCAAATATGCCGTGTCGACCGGGGTCGGCTTTCTCGATCATATGCTGGAACAGCTTTCCCGCCACAGCCTGATCGACCTTGAGGTCAAGGCCAAGGGCGACACCCATATCGATTTCCACCACATCACCGAGGATACCGGCATCGCCATTGGGCAATGCGTTGCCCAGGCTTTGGGCGACCGCGCCGGCATCCAGCGCTATGGCGAAGCGACCATTCCGATGGACGAGACGCTGACCCGCGTGGCGCTCGATGCCTCGAACCGGCCCTATTTGATCTGGAAGGTGGCGTTCACCCGCCCGAAGCTCGGCGATTTCGATACCGAGCTGTTCAAGGAATGGTTCCAGGCCTTCGCGCAAAATGCCGGCCTCACCTTGCATGTGGAAAATCTCTACGGCGAGAATAACCACCATATCGTCGAGAGCTGCTACAAGGCGCTGGCCCGCGCCTTGCGCCAGGCGATCAGCGCCGATCCGCGCAGCCCGCACGCCATCCCCTCCACCAAGGGTACGCTCTGAGGCGGCAATGGTTTTTTTCACCGTCCATGAGCGTCCCGGAGCAACCGCCGGCGGCGATGATATCCGGCTGATCGCCTCGCGCTTCAGTTGGGGCGCGGCTTTGTTCACGCCATTCTGGCTGCTCTGGCACCGGCTCTGGCTCGGCCTGCTCGGCTATCTGCTGCTGATGCTGCCGCTTGGCGTGCTGCTGGAGATCATTGACATCGCCGATCCCGCCGATCTGGCCATCGGTGCCGCCATCGCCTATCTGTTTGGCAGCAGCGCCGCCGGCCTGCGCCGCTGGACGCTGGAACGCCAGGGCTGGAAGCTGGTGGCGGTGGTCGCGGCGCAGGACGCGATGGAAGCCGAATTGCGCTACCGCCGCGATGCCGCGTATCGGGCCCCGGTCGC is a genomic window containing:
- a CDS encoding helix-turn-helix domain-containing protein, translated to MTPFGARMRQLRQARGLTLKQMAADLDVSAAYLSALEHGHRGRPSWLFIQRVCGYFNIIWDEAEALADLAKRSHPRITIDTSGLSPRATLLANELSARIAGLSDAKLRQLLKLLRED
- a CDS encoding SDR family NAD(P)-dependent oxidoreductase, translating into MAELTGKVALVTGSSAGVGAATVKKLAAKGASVVVNYSKSRAPAEAVAAACEKLGGKALLVQGNVADDGDCRRLADETLKAFGRIDYLVNNAGTTKFMAHRNLAGLSAEDFQAIYAVNTIGPFQMARAAEAALRAARGAIVNVSSVAGLHGTGSSIAYAASKGALNTLTLSLARVFGPEVRVNTICPGFIEGEWLKNGMGEAAYEAARANWRSYAALGSTNTPDDIADAILMFLLNATNITGQILEVDNGMHLAQPRPPTSK
- a CDS encoding diguanylate cyclase, coding for MPRKGFDSLPNTAAGGLGGGSPEEGMARRITFSYVVGLAFIALLAFCLHLLLDSVIAKQNDAATIINIAGRQRMLSQRIALAANTMVLHDDGEARTLLQEAMALFERSHRGLLQGDVELGIVNRPSRAVAALYEGPRGANVTIQAFLADARLVAASLRNDAEIEAALQRLTKLATGRLLEQLNDIVARHEAETRETVRQLRNVQIALLVAIVLALIAEAVFVFRPLVRRISGYMNELYSLATIDALTRLYNRRRFMEQFAHFHALGGRTGLPLSLVVFDIDHFKRINDGHGHAAGDRVLVEVAAAARASCRSTDLVARLGGEEFGVLLPNTGSQGALMLAEKLRAAIERAEIIEGGVAIPVTASFGIAEAQQQETPDEITRRADMALYAAKQQGRNRVALAPT
- the hslU gene encoding ATP-dependent protease ATPase subunit HslU, coding for MTSFSPREIVSELDRYIVGQAEAKKAVAVALRNRWRRQQLPEALRDEVLPKNILMIGPTGVGKTEISRRLARLAGAPFIKVEATKFTEVGYVGRDVEQIVRDLLEVGIAMVRERRRKDVQARAELAAEERLLDTLVGDKASVETRQKFRKLLREGELDKREIEIDLADSGGGGMPLFEIPGMPGAQMGMANLQDMLGKALGGVRRKPRKTSVADAMRLLIAEESDKLLDQEHVVKEAITAVEQNGIVFIDEIDKICARSEYRSGGDVSREGVQRDLLPLIEGTTVSTKHGPVKTDHVLFIASGAFHIAKPSDLLPELQGRLPIRVELKGLTAEDFKRILTEPEASLLKQYVALLGTEQVTLDFTADAIDVIADYAAQVNEGVENIGARRLHTILERVVEEISYTAADHPGQVVRIDAAYVRDRVGELARNTDLSKYIL
- the hslV gene encoding ATP-dependent protease subunit HslV; this encodes MRDDSNSPASWHGTTIVAVRKGGQVVVAGDGQVSLGQTVIKGNARKVRRIGAGGSVLAGFAGATADAFTLLERLESKLERFPNHLEKAAVELAKDWRTDRYLRRLEAMMIVADAKTLLVLTGNGDVLEPEDGIVGIGSGGNYALAAARALKDRDDMDAESIARRALDIAADICVYTNRNVTVEKL
- a CDS encoding cold-shock protein, translating into MTTGTVKFFNATKGFGFIQQENGQPDVFVHISAVERAGMRSLNEGQKLNFEVVIDRRNGKSAAENLQAA
- a CDS encoding autotransporter outer membrane beta-barrel domain-containing protein encodes the protein MIRKLILGIAATGLMAGGLFATAPAFAASDVSNSGAVANQAVTSVVAPIASVQTASLISGAISGAISGGIGGGFIGGGSGGGFSPSGGFSPSSGPRPISMNGRDSGRAAGSADKKFGTWMQGSYASVENSQAGLQMDGNVYNLVGGLDYKLTDRALIGVSLGYENLDLTTTFNNGSTKSDGLSIIPYVGFQLNNTWSISASGGYGMLNYDVVRNTNVRGSYDAERWFVSGNLNGSYGFGRWAVMPTLGVMYLEEKSDAYTESTGGAVGSNTSKLGRVTFGGNIGYAFEKVMPYVKLVGEYDFEKDAPVALGNGTFSNDDKLGAQLGLGINFFGLGSFSGNVEGAYLSAGRQDLDVWSVSARLRATF
- a CDS encoding helix-turn-helix domain-containing protein, which encodes MMRKPNPYDAHVGARLRACRTLAGFSQERLGNAVSLSFQQIQKYEKGLNRIGASRLQQFAQILNVPPSYFFEDMPGIDQQASTGGEAAGIGDMDAERSSVSRRQALELVRNFGRISDGVVRDRIFQLIKAAAHSYGEGEAEEAEAAAPAPAPLGHD
- the hisB gene encoding imidazoleglycerol-phosphate dehydratase HisB; its protein translation is MAERKASVARKTKETEIAVSLNLDGTGKYAVSTGVGFLDHMLEQLSRHSLIDLEVKAKGDTHIDFHHITEDTGIAIGQCVAQALGDRAGIQRYGEATIPMDETLTRVALDASNRPYLIWKVAFTRPKLGDFDTELFKEWFQAFAQNAGLTLHVENLYGENNHHIVESCYKALARALRQAISADPRSPHAIPSTKGTL
- a CDS encoding DUF2628 domain-containing protein; this translates as MVFFTVHERPGATAGGDDIRLIASRFSWGAALFTPFWLLWHRLWLGLLGYLLLMLPLGVLLEIIDIADPADLAIGAAIAYLFGSSAAGLRRWTLERQGWKLVAVVAAQDAMEAELRYRRDAAYRAPVAAPASAVATPSVPMNTGGSFSALPRLI